A genome region from Balneolaceae bacterium includes the following:
- a CDS encoding sigma-70 family RNA polymerase sigma factor, with protein MNRKEFEQEFIDKVMDAQGIVHKVCGMYCDDEEDRKDLFQDILINLWKSYPSFRGDSKFSTWMYRVSLNVAIQRLRKSNKEKEDATQPIDLDAMASPPEENLPEKELQMMHTAIEQLSDVEKAIVMLYLDEKGNEEIAEVMGISQNYVRVKMTRIREKLKKMVEA; from the coding sequence TTGAATAGAAAAGAATTCGAACAGGAATTTATCGACAAGGTCATGGACGCGCAGGGAATCGTCCATAAAGTGTGTGGTATGTACTGTGACGACGAGGAGGACCGGAAAGACCTGTTCCAGGATATTCTTATAAACTTGTGGAAGTCCTATCCTTCGTTTCGCGGTGATTCCAAATTTTCGACCTGGATGTATCGCGTGAGTTTGAATGTGGCGATACAGCGACTCCGAAAATCAAATAAAGAGAAGGAGGATGCCACTCAACCCATAGATCTTGATGCGATGGCGTCCCCTCCTGAGGAAAATTTGCCGGAAAAGGAATTACAAATGATGCATACAGCCATCGAGCAATTAAGTGATGTGGAAAAAGCAATCGTGATGTTATACCTGGATGAAAAAGGAAATGAAGAAATTGCGGAAGTCATGGGAATCAGCCAGAATTATGTGCGGGTTAAGATGACGCGCATCCGTGAGAAACTTAAAAAAATGGTGGAGGCTTGA